The following are encoded in a window of Anaerolineae bacterium genomic DNA:
- a CDS encoding Maf family protein, with amino-acid sequence MKKSCDNPTLILASKSPRRRYLLEQAGLCFSVIPSDFDEKSVSLSPPETYVPETYVRVLAEKKAHDVSKRYPETWVIGADTIVLIGDTILGKPGSKAEAKSMLKCLGNQVHQVLTGYCICCEAKNKSFSETIRTEVLFKDLADEEIEWYINTKEPFDKAGAYAIQGLGTFLVKSINGSYTNVVGLPVCEVIEFLIKEGVVGVRDRESGIGGRSPEGE; translated from the coding sequence ATGAAAAAATCATGCGATAATCCAACATTAATTCTGGCATCCAAATCTCCGCGACGCCGATATCTTTTAGAACAGGCAGGGCTTTGCTTTTCTGTTATCCCGAGCGATTTTGACGAAAAGTCCGTATCTTTGTCTCCGCCTGAAACTTATGTACCTGAAACTTATGTAAGGGTTCTGGCAGAAAAAAAGGCTCATGATGTGTCAAAAAGGTATCCTGAAACCTGGGTTATCGGAGCTGATACAATTGTACTCATAGGCGACACCATCCTCGGCAAACCCGGCTCAAAAGCAGAAGCAAAATCAATGTTAAAATGCCTTGGCAATCAAGTCCATCAAGTTCTAACGGGCTATTGTATATGCTGCGAAGCTAAGAATAAAAGCTTTTCAGAAACAATAAGAACCGAAGTTCTTTTTAAAGATCTGGCTGACGAGGAAATCGAGTGGTATATTAATACAAAGGAACCTTTTGACAAGGCAGGAGCATATGCCATTCAGGGGCTCGGCACCTTTCTGGTAAAAAGCATTAACGGGTCTTATACAAATGTCGTCGGACTGCCTGTATGCGAAGTCATTGAGTTTCTTATAAAGGAAGGGGTTGTGGGTGTCAGGGATCGGGAATCAGGGATCGGGGGTCGGTCGCCGGAGGGCGAATGA